Genomic segment of Sulfitobacter faviae:
CAAGCTCTGACGCCTCTCATATACACATGGGCCGCCCCCAAGGGACGGCCCGGTTCGTTATTTGAAACGTTTTCGCGTGGGGTTACCCTTCGACGCGCTGCAGGTTGATCTCACCCACGCCCACGGCAAAGTTCACGCCGGTCTGGGTGTTCACGCTCAGCGGCTGAAGCGCCAAGGTGTTCTCGGAACCACCCGTCATCAGGTTGGCCCCCGCGCCGACACCAACGGTCGCCTCGGCGGAAACGCCTTTGTAGCTGCCGTTCAGCCCGCCTTCGGAATATTCCTGCTCGGTCGGGGCCAGCACCAGCCATGACATCTGGCCATTCTCGGTCTTGCCGATATCGACGCCCCAGCGGTTGATCTCGCCCACATAGGTCTCATCTTCGAGACCTTCTTGAATGGGGTTGAAGGTGCAGGTCAGCTCACGGGTGGAGCCGAAAACGAAGCCAGTGCCCTCGCCCACATCGCAAGACAGGGAGCCG
This window contains:
- a CDS encoding DUF992 domain-containing protein translates to MMHASKLTLGAALLSATAFGSTAMADDNETVDHVEIGSLSCDVGEGTGFVFGSTRELTCTFNPIQEGLEDETYVGEINRWGVDIGKTENGQMSWLVLAPTEQEYSEGGLNGSYKGVSAEATVGVGAGANLMTGGSENTLALQPLSVNTQTGVNFAVGVGEINLQRVEG